TTCGGCAAGGTTCGGCAAGTCGCCTTTCATGTCATCCATCAGTATGCCGAGTTTATCAACGCCTATGCGGTTGAAGGCGTCTATGCGGTTCCGCAAAAGGCCGCGCACTTCGTCGTTAAACGGCGAGAGGTAAATTTCGTACGGACTGAAACCCAGGCCGAATTCTATGCCGGCGGCGCGGCACTGCGCGGACAGGCGCGTCAGGTTTTCTTCAAGGTCTTTGGGGAACGGCTCGCGCCATTTCTTGCGCAGGCAGGCGTCGGCCTTCGGGGCATAGATGTAAAAGGAAAACCCGTGCTCTTTAAGGAAAGCTGCCCACCCGGCCCGCTCCGCCCAGCTCCACGGCTCACCGTAAAACCCCTCAATCACGCCGATTTGAGTGTTAGTCATTGTATCCCTCTGCATTTAAGCGTTTAAACGGCATCTTTTAAACTGGTCAATTCTATCGGTTAAGATCTGGATTATTCTGCTTCTCCCAAAGTCCGAGGAATTCAACGGAATACTATTTGCCGGCCGATTGCTGCCAAGCGATCGCCATGTTTTTTCCGGAACACCCTGATTGATAAATTCAATGTGGCGTAAAAAAAGGCTCCTGCCGACTTTTGACCCCAAAAGTCGGCAGGAGCCCGATATTTCCTATTTGAACGCTATAGAATCAAAATATTTCTGCGCTTTTTTAGCCAACGGGTCTTCGGGATATTTTTCCGTGATCTTCGTGTAGTATTCCCTGGCTTTGTCAAAGTTCTTGTTTTTTTCGAAGGCCTGGCCGGCCGTAAGAATGGCTTTCGGAGCCTGCGCATTGTCCGGATAATCGGCCGCTATTCTGTCATACATCTGAATTTCAGTATCCAGGTCTTTCATATCCTTCCTGGCTATTTCGGCGGCTAAGTAGAGCGCGTCTATGGCTTTCCCGCCTTTAAATTTATCCGCCAGCCTGCCCAGCACATCCACAGCCTCCTTAGGTTTCGACATCTCATCGCGCAGGATACGGGCTTCGGAATTGAAGGCGGTATACACCTCCGTTTTATCCGGATAAAGCGTGATCATTTTTTCATAAACATCCACGGCAAGAGGATACTGTTTCTGGTGTTCCGAAAGCCTGGCCAGCTGGCGATAAGCCATCCACGCTTCGTCGGTTCCGGGGAAGTTAGCGGCGATATCCTGATAGACTTTTATCGCGGCATTATAATCCTTGATGTTATTTGCAAGCACCCCGCCCAGCGAGCTTTTGGCCCTGAGCAGGAACCGGCTGTCCGGGTAAACCTGGATCAATCTTTCATAAGCCAGTCTGGCGGAGAGATATTCTTCTTTTTTGGAATGAAGATTCCCAAGCACAAGCTGCACTCCATCCCGCCCGGCGTACAAAGGGAACCTGCTGAAAAATTCCCGGAATTCCGCCGCGGCAGGCACATAAAAAACTTCTCCGGCGCCGTCCGCCAGCTTTTCAAGGAACAGCGCAATCCTTTCCGCTTTATCACCTGTCTCAGGGGCTGTCGCTATTTCATTTAACACGGGTTTTGTTTTTTTATCTATTTTCTTTTCGATCGTTTCATTCAGAAGCTTCCTGACATCCGCGTTGAATTTGGAGTCCGGATATTCCTGCGTATGTTTTAAAAGGTCCACGATCGCGGATTTATAGTCTCCCAGTTTCAGATGGAGGCGGGCTTTTAAAAGCCGGGCCTCATCGGCATATTCGCTGTCGGGATAAAGCTTCAGCCAGTCGGTCAGCTGCACAAGTATGGCGGCCGCGACATCCTCATCCTTATCTTCCCCGTATGTTTTAAGGAATTTCCACTCAACTTCCATAATGCCCGCGGGCGCCGCGGCTTTGAGCCCGATGTTCGCGGGCGCAGACAAAGGCCTTTCCTGCGGTTCCGCATTTTCGGCAACGGACACGGACTCTTTTGACTGTTCGGATAATTTCCGGGGCGCGGACTCAACTCCGGTCGAAGCGGGCGGGGTGGCGTCGCCGCTGATAACGGCGGCAGCATCTTTCTCCGCGGGTTCATCCTGGGCCGGGGTCTGCGCAATGCAGACAAACGGCAAGATTAACAATAAAATAAAAACCTTGGACCGTATCATTAATGTTTCCTCCGAATAAATTCTTATTGACTATATTAGCTATTTAAGGCAAGGCTTCACAAGGAACGGGAAAAACCGGAAACGGAATTTATTTAATGGCGGAAATTTTACCTGAAAGATCATTTTATCCGCGGACGATCTCTATACCGTTATATTCCAGCCAATCAAGGGCCATAGGACTGATAATCGCGTTGGCGGGGACTGTTACGGCGCGCGCCCCGGGTTTGAACAGGCGGCGCATTTCCCAGTCGCTCAGGAAAACTTTTTTCCCCAGCTCAGCAATTTTTTTTGAAACGGGCGCCGCCCCCCCCGGATACGGCCGGGAGAGGTGCAGCATTATAATGTCTTCGACAGCGCCCTTGGTAAGCATAATGGATGCGACCGAACTGCACTAAGCCATATGCCGTATGCCTTAGGCCATAAGCTTGTTAAGGAATTCCTTTAAGCCTATGGCGTATGGCTTAAGGCTTATGGCAGTCCCCTATGACTAACTGACTTTTACGGATATTCTGGCCATATACTTATCCAGGTCGTCATGCGGCCGCGGAATGACATGAATGGCCACAAGTTCGCCGACTTTCTGCGCGGCGGCTCCTCCGGCTTCAACAGCGGCCCGCACCGCACCCACTTCGCCCGTGCAAAGCGTAGTAACATAGCCCGAGCCTATTTTTTCATAGCCTATAAGGCGCACATTGGCGGCCTTGGCCATGGCGTCCGACGCCTCTATCATGCCTATGAAGCCCTTTGTTTCGATCATTCCCAACGCTGGTTTCGGTTCTGACATGTTTTGCTCCTTGTGTGTGGAGAGTAGATAGTGAATAGTGGAGAGATTATTCAAGGAACCACCTTAAACGCTCTACACTCTCGACTCTACACTCTAAACTTCTTCTAATACTGCCCCTTCACAGCCTGTCCGCCTGAAATTATGGCGATGCTTGCGCTGGTTCCAAGGCGGGTAGCCCCGGCCTTTATCATGGCCTCCGCGATCTTCGCGTCTTTTATGCCGCCGGAAGCCTTGACGCCCATCTCCGGCCCCACTGTTTCGCGCATAAGGGCCACGTCTTCAACGGTGGCGCCGGCGGAGCCGAAACCGGTGGAAGTTTTCACGAAGTCGGCGCCGGCCTGTTTCGACATGCGGCAGGCGCGCACTTTTTCATCCTTGGTAAGATAGGAAGTTTCAATGATAACCTTTAAAACCTTGCCGCGGGTGGCATCGCGCACGGCCTTAATATCGTCAAGCACGATCTGGTCGTTGCCTGACTTGAGCGCGCCGATGTTTATCACCATGTCTATTTCGTCGGCGCCATTCGCCATGGCGTCGCGCGCCTCAATGGCCTTTACCGTGGGGGTGGTGGAACCGAGCGGAAAACCGATCACAGTGCAGACTTTAACGCGGCTGCCCCGCAGCAGCCGCGCGGACATGGCCACATAACCGGGGTTCACGCAAACCGAAGCGAACCCGTATTTGCGCGCTTCTTCGCAAAGTTTGCCTATTTCTTCCTGTGTGGCGTTGGCCTTAAGCAGAGTGTGGTCTATCATGCCGGCAATTGAAGCGCTTTGGGAATCGGGGTTGCAGAAACTTACCCTGTCCACGCCCATGTCTTTGACCTGCTGGGCGCTGTAGCTGTTAAGCGGATTGCACTTCTGACAGCTTGGACCGCAGGTATTTTCCTCCAGGCGGCACTCGTTTTGCGGGGAGGGACAGGGTTTGGCAGGCGCCGGCCTTTGGGCATTTCCGACAGGGTTAACCAGCGGGTGCTGAAAGACCTTGCCGGCCGTTCCTATGGTCACCGAATCCCCGGGCATTTGCCGCAAAGCCGCGCCCCGGCCTTTTTCGTTTAAAATTTTGGCCACCTCAGCCGCTATCTTTTTTATATCTTCATCGTTCATAAGCAAACCTTCCTTATTGTCGGCCACAAGTTTCAGCCTCGCCGTCGCTCGGCTGAACTCGCGGTCCCTACTCGCAATTTCGTCTGACCTATGGGCGTGCCGTAACAATGGCTATGCCCGACAGACGGCCTGCTGACTCGATATTGCTCCGCCTTTTGAATCCCTACACAGGCCAAGCAGTTGGCCTGTTCCCTCTCGTTCGAGAGAGAGGAGGGATTAAAACCCAGTACTGCACAGCGCGCGGATTTATCGCTTTATGTATACCTTATCAACTATGCCGGCCACCACTGTGCGAACCGGCGCCTTGGAATTTTTTAAAATTTTACGGGCGGAGCCGCCCTCGTCAACTATAAGCACGGTGTCACCCACGCCCGCGCCCTGGTTCCCGTCCACGGCAAGCGTCGCCTCACCTGTCAGCTTGCCAGGGACTGAAACATCCACCGCTTTCACAATAAGCAAGGTGGCGTTTTTAAGCCCCGCGTGCTTGCGGGTGGCCCAGACATTGCCGATAACTTTAGCGATGAACATAATTTATTGGTACGGCTATTGCCATATGCTTAACGCCATAGGCCATCACTGCCATAAGCCTTAAGCCATACGCCATAGGCTTAAAGGAATTCCTTAACAAGCTTATGGCTTAAAGCGTACGGCATATGGCCCGGTTGAAACAACCGCATGGCTTATGGCAAACATCCACGCTCTATGCGCGGATGTTTTTGCCATCAATTATTCCGACTATCGCCGCGTCCACCGGGGGCAGCGGCGTGTTAACAGCCGTCCCGCCTTCCCAGTTCTCAAAAGCCACTATGGCTTCGCGCGAAGCCACAAAAAAAACCGTCTCACCCGCCCCAGCTCCGACAGTGTCGCCGGCCACCAAAGGTTCCCCGGCCGGCTGGTCCGTTTCCCAGTCAAGCGGCTGTATTAAAAGCAGGGTTTTACTATCCATGCCGCAGCATTGTCTTGCGCAAAACACCCGCCCGATGACCTTGGCTTGTTTCATAAAATTTTGATACATCCATTGCCATAAGCTTTAAGCCTTATGCCATAAGCTTGTCAAGGAGTTCCTTAAAAGCTTACGGCCTAAAGCATACGGCATATGGCGATTCTTAACAGCAGCGCTGCTCTATCGCAGTTATTTTATCAAGACGCTTCTGGTATTTGCCGCCCTCGAACGGGGTAGTAAGCCACACTTTCAGCATTTCCTGCAGGGCCAGCTCTCCGTGCGTTTTGCCGCCCAGGCACAGCACATTGCAATCCTCGTGGGCCGCGGCAAAGCGCGCGGAGATAATATCGTATGCGCCTACCGCCCTGATGCCGTGAATTTTATTGGCCGCAAGCGGCATGGCGCCGTTGAAACCATCCACCAGAACGCCTTTTTCAAATTCTTTTTTACGCACAGCGTCGCCGACCAGCATGGCGATATCCGGGAAATCCACGGATTCCGTTGAATAGCAGCCGAAATCCGTCACCTCGTGCCCAAGCCCCTGAAGAAACTTTTTAATTTTTTCTTTCGCCTCAAAACCCGCGTGATCGGCGCCGATAACAAGTTTCATAAAATCTCCTTACCTGACCTGTCAGAGCGGAAGCAACATCCAAAGGACTTCAGCGCTTCAGGTCTTCAGCACTTCAGCGCTAGAATATCGCCCCGGCGATATCCTCATGGGCATTCGGTATTACGATGCGGCTTACTATTGCGTCTTCGCCCACCGCTTTAACGGCGGCTGAAACCGCTGTGCGCACCGCCCCGACCTCACCGGTAATAGTCAGGTAACCCTTGCCGCCTATCCCGCGCCCGGTATTGACTTCAACCACATGCACAAAGGCGGCCTTGGCGGCGGCATCGGCGGCAAACAGCGCCGGCAGGGCTTCTTTGGTTTCAACTATGCCTACGGCCTCAAGCTTTACTCCGGACTTAACACGTTTGTTAAGCGCGGCCAGCGCCCCCGCGTGGATATTCCGTATGATATGTTTCGCCACAAGGGTACTACCGGCTATTTCCACGCCTTTTGACATGGCCGACTCCACTTCCCCCACGGGGCCGGACACGGCTATAATATATTTACCCTTGGAAATTGCCAGGTGCAGATCGGGCGTGACCCCCGCCGCCTTGCACATGGCGTCAAGCGTTTCCACACCTTTGGCTATGGAGGAAGTTTCAATAAGTCCGACAGCGATATTTGCCTGCATATAAATCATCTCCTTGCCTAACCTAGCTCTGAAGATCTGAAGCGCTGAAGACCTGAAGTAACACCGCAGACAGCTTCAGCGCTATATTACGCGATCCTGAAATAGCCCACCAGACTGCATTGCAGCGGCCGGGAAAAATGGCCGGTTTTGGTTATGCCGTCGCCGGTGGGCGTACCTATGGACATTGAGGCGTAGCCCTCGCCAAGACCCAGACCGTGCAATGTGCAGGCGTTTTTCACGAATATAGAACAAGCCATGCGCCGGCCCATTTTTGTCATATTGCGCACATCAGTAGAATACATTCCCGCGGTGTGGTGATTTTCCCCCTCCGCGTAATAAGCAAGTTCAATTGCGGCGTCTATATCCCTTACCGCCGTTACGGGCAGCACCGGGCTGAGCTGCTCCGTCAGCACATAGGGATGATCGTTCGGCACTTCGGCCCAAAGCACGCGGATATCGTCCGAAATATCAAGGCCGATGGCTTTAGCCATCACGCTCGGGTTCTTACCCACGAAATCGCGGTTAAGCTTCGGCTCGCGGCCGGATTCAAGTATGGCGAGCTTCGTAAGCTGATCAATCTGCCTTGATGAAAGTTCATAAGCCCGCGGGTCTTTTCTCATGCACTCGAAGAAACCAGCCTTGGCTTTTTCGGTCACTATCACTTCTTTTTCCGCTATGCAAAGGACATTATTGTCAAAACCGCAGCCGGTTATTATCTCACGCGCACAATCGGGGAAAACCGCGGTTTCATCCACCACGATGGGCGGATTGCCGGGGCCGGCCGCTATGGTTTTGCAGGCCTTGCCCGCGGTCATAGCCACTTTTACGATGGCCGGACCGCCGGTCACGATGTTCATGCGCCCTTTCGGATGGGCCAACAGCTCGCGGGTGCTTTCCTGCGTGGGATTCGCCACGGTGGCGATAAGATCAGCCGGACCGCCGGCGGAGCGAACAACGCGTTCAAGGATGATCACCGCGTCCTGAACGCACTTTTTTGCCGCGGGATGCGGAGAAAACACAACGGAATTTCCGGCGGCAAGTATGCCTATCGCGTTGCTGATAATTGTAGCCACGGCGTTCGTTGAGGGTGTGATGGAGGCGACCACGCCGAACGGCGCGTATTCAACTAAAGTCAGGCCTTTGTCGCCGGTGTAGGACAGAGAGCGCAGGTCTTCAACTCCGGGAGTTTTTTTCGCCACCAGCAAATTTTTCTGTATTTTATCCGCCACGCGGCCCATGCCGGTTTCGGCCACCGCCATTGCGGCCCAGCGCCCGGCGTTTTCAATTGATGCGGCGCGCATGGCGGCTATTATTTTCTCTCTCGCCTCAAGACCAAGCTCCTGAAAAATTATCTGCGATTTTTCAGCCGCCTTGACGGCGGAATCCACCGTGTTAAATACCGGACCCTCACCCGCCGGCTCCGCGCCCGCGCTAAGACCGGGGTCCAGATTTTTTACCACCTCGGCGACTATTTTTTTAAGCTCTTCTTCGCTTATGGGCATATTTTACCCTGTTCAAACGCTCATTTTGTCGGTTTTCTTTGTAAATACCGCTTTACCGTCTTTTTCAATAGTGTCGACTATGGCAAAGATAGTGCAGTCAACAGGGGTATTCTCGGTTTTGGACGTCTGACGCGCGCTTGAACCCTGCACGATAAGCACCAGTTCCCCCTCACCGGCGCCGACAGAGTCGATACCGACCAAAGTATTGCCTTTCGGTTTGTCATCAAGGCCCACCGGCTGAACCATCAACAGCTTGGTACCCACCAGTTTGTCATCCTTACGGGTGCAAACGACATTGCCTACAACTCGTGCAAATAGCATGATTC
This is a stretch of genomic DNA from Elusimicrobiota bacterium. It encodes these proteins:
- a CDS encoding tetratricopeptide repeat protein; this encodes MIRSKVFILLLILPFVCIAQTPAQDEPAEKDAAAVISGDATPPASTGVESAPRKLSEQSKESVSVAENAEPQERPLSAPANIGLKAAAPAGIMEVEWKFLKTYGEDKDEDVAAAILVQLTDWLKLYPDSEYADEARLLKARLHLKLGDYKSAIVDLLKHTQEYPDSKFNADVRKLLNETIEKKIDKKTKPVLNEIATAPETGDKAERIALFLEKLADGAGEVFYVPAAAEFREFFSRFPLYAGRDGVQLVLGNLHSKKEEYLSARLAYERLIQVYPDSRFLLRAKSSLGGVLANNIKDYNAAIKVYQDIAANFPGTDEAWMAYRQLARLSEHQKQYPLAVDVYEKMITLYPDKTEVYTAFNSEARILRDEMSKPKEAVDVLGRLADKFKGGKAIDALYLAAEIARKDMKDLDTEIQMYDRIAADYPDNAQAPKAILTAGQAFEKNKNFDKAREYYTKITEKYPEDPLAKKAQKYFDSIAFK
- a CDS encoding BMC domain-containing protein, with product MSEPKPALGMIETKGFIGMIEASDAMAKAANVRLIGYEKIGSGYVTTLCTGEVGAVRAAVEAGGAAAQKVGELVAIHVIPRPHDDLDKYMARISVKVS
- the deoC gene encoding deoxyribose-phosphate aldolase — encoded protein: MGVDRVSFCNPDSQSASIAGMIDHTLLKANATQEEIGKLCEEARKYGFASVCVNPGYVAMSARLLRGSRVKVCTVIGFPLGSTTPTVKAIEARDAMANGADEIDMVINIGALKSGNDQIVLDDIKAVRDATRGKVLKVIIETSYLTKDEKVRACRMSKQAGADFVKTSTGFGSAGATVEDVALMRETVGPEMGVKASGGIKDAKIAEAMIKAGATRLGTSASIAIISGGQAVKGQY
- a CDS encoding EutN/CcmL family microcompartment protein; amino-acid sequence: MFIAKVIGNVWATRKHAGLKNATLLIVKAVDVSVPGKLTGEATLAVDGNQGAGVGDTVLIVDEGGSARKILKNSKAPVRTVVAGIVDKVYIKR
- a CDS encoding EutN/CcmL family microcompartment protein — protein: MKQAKVIGRVFCARQCCGMDSKTLLLIQPLDWETDQPAGEPLVAGDTVGAGAGETVFFVASREAIVAFENWEGGTAVNTPLPPVDAAIVGIIDGKNIRA
- a CDS encoding RpiB/LacA/LacB family sugar-phosphate isomerase, with product MKLVIGADHAGFEAKEKIKKFLQGLGHEVTDFGCYSTESVDFPDIAMLVGDAVRKKEFEKGVLVDGFNGAMPLAANKIHGIRAVGAYDIISARFAAAHEDCNVLCLGGKTHGELALQEMLKVWLTTPFEGGKYQKRLDKITAIEQRCC
- a CDS encoding BMC domain-containing protein codes for the protein MQANIAVGLIETSSIAKGVETLDAMCKAAGVTPDLHLAISKGKYIIAVSGPVGEVESAMSKGVEIAGSTLVAKHIIRNIHAGALAALNKRVKSGVKLEAVGIVETKEALPALFAADAAAKAAFVHVVEVNTGRGIGGKGYLTITGEVGAVRTAVSAAVKAVGEDAIVSRIVIPNAHEDIAGAIF
- a CDS encoding aldehyde dehydrogenase, whose protein sequence is MPISEEELKKIVAEVVKNLDPGLSAGAEPAGEGPVFNTVDSAVKAAEKSQIIFQELGLEAREKIIAAMRAASIENAGRWAAMAVAETGMGRVADKIQKNLLVAKKTPGVEDLRSLSYTGDKGLTLVEYAPFGVVASITPSTNAVATIISNAIGILAAGNSVVFSPHPAAKKCVQDAVIILERVVRSAGGPADLIATVANPTQESTRELLAHPKGRMNIVTGGPAIVKVAMTAGKACKTIAAGPGNPPIVVDETAVFPDCAREIITGCGFDNNVLCIAEKEVIVTEKAKAGFFECMRKDPRAYELSSRQIDQLTKLAILESGREPKLNRDFVGKNPSVMAKAIGLDISDDIRVLWAEVPNDHPYVLTEQLSPVLPVTAVRDIDAAIELAYYAEGENHHTAGMYSTDVRNMTKMGRRMACSIFVKNACTLHGLGLGEGYASMSIGTPTGDGITKTGHFSRPLQCSLVGYFRIA
- a CDS encoding EutN/CcmL family microcompartment protein; the protein is MLFARVVGNVVCTRKDDKLVGTKLLMVQPVGLDDKPKGNTLVGIDSVGAGEGELVLIVQGSSARQTSKTENTPVDCTIFAIVDTIEKDGKAVFTKKTDKMSV